CCGTCCCTGGCGCTCATCAAACCGGCACGGCTGGAAGACCTCGAAGTTGTCCCACACCCCGGTTGGTCAAGCAGCGACCAGCAGAAGATCGACGCCTACGTAAACCAGTTCGACCTGCTCAACGACAGAAAGCGCACCCCGTTGGAGGCCCCCCGGTTCAAAGCTACCTACCGCTATCGCTGCCACGACTCACGCTGCAGAGGTCACCAGCAAGGCGTTCTCGACTGGGAACTCGTCACCTTCCAACGCCGTCTACGCCACCACACCGACAACGATCTGCGGCGGGCCATCATCGACAAATTCCTGCACGAGCTGTGTGCGCCGACCCGGGACACTGCGTTCTACGTCGGCAACCAGGCCAAGCGGGTCACCGCCTTCAGCATCCTCGGCGTCTACTGGCCCCCGAAGTCCTGACCAGCCGATCCTGAGCCGCCTGGAGCACCACATCTCGGTGGCAGTGCCGCTGGTCCGCCTCGAAGCACAGTACGGCCACCAGTTCACGCAGGCCCGCCTCGGCGACGGCGTCCAAGGCGTCAACCGCGGCCGGCTCCCGGAGCTGTTCCGCAAAAAATGCGCGGGCCGCCGCCAACTCCTCAGGGGCTCCAGCAAACCCCGACCGGTTGGTCTTCGGGTTTCCCAGTTCACGCCGATGCTCGTAGCTGATACCGACGTCGCCGATTGCCCGGGACAGGGCCGACTTGCTGAACCCCGGCTTTCGGGAGATCGGGGTCAGGCGCACGTCGACCAGCCGGGCGACACCCATCGCGAGCATGTGGGCGACGAACCGGTCGATGGTCTGGCCCTCATAGCCCACACCGATCAGGCCTGGCTCGACGGTCGTCACGGCTACCATGCGGCTAGCCTTGCACATCTCCTCAGCGGATCTTGGCATCACCACCCATGGATCGACGCGTACCGCCCGACGGGCAGACGAGCTAACTAGTCACGCCTGCCGGCCGACGCCCGGCCGGACGGTGGCACCGGCACAGCCCCCGGCACCGGGCTGCCGACCGGCACCGGTGGCTCGCCGGAACCGGGAGCCCCGGTCGGACCGGGCGCCCCGGCGAAGTCTGTCGGCCCGGCGGATTCTGCGGGATCTGCGGGCCCGGTGTGGTCGGGGAGTCGGACCGAGAGCCGGCGTACGCCGGGATCGGCCAGCATGCCGAGCACCGCGACGAAGACGATCCCGGCGGCGACGAGCAGTGTCGACGTTTCGCCGATCTGCTCGGCCAGTGGACCGCTCGCGATCTGGCCGAGCGGGATCGCCAGGAACGAGCCGAGCGCGTCGTAGGAGTAGACCCGGGCGAGCCGGTCGGCGGGGATGTTCTGCTGCATCGAGGTCTCCCAGGCGACCGAGAACTGCTCGACGGCCAACCCGGCGACCACGGCGGCAACCAGGAGCACGGCGACCGACGGCACCCAGGCCAGCCCGAGCAGCAGTAACACGTCGGCGAACATGCAGAGCACGCCGAGCAGGAGCAGCCGGCGTACCCGGATCCGGAGGGCGACAAGCGCCCCGAGCACCATCCCGGCGGTCTGGGCGGCGAGCACCAGCCCCCAGGCGGTCCGGCCGATCGTCTCGTCCGCCACCACCGGGCCGAGCACGTTCACCGAGCTGACGTAGGCAAAGTTGATCAGGAGGAAGCCGAGTACCACCACCCAGACCCAGGAGCGGGCGACGAACTCGGTCCAACCCTCCCGCAGGTCCCGCAGCGGGTTGCCGCGTTCGGCAGCGACACGGCGGGCGACCGGCGCCACCCGTACTCCGGCGAAGGCGAGCCCGGCCAGCGCGAAGGTGGCGGCGTCCACCGCCAGGCCCCAGCCCGGTCCGACGCCGGCGACCAGCACGCCGCCGAGCGACGCGCCGCCGATCATCGCCGCGTTGGCGCCGAGCCGGTTGAGCGCGTTGGCCGACTGGAGCAGCTCGGCCGGCACGGTCTGCGGAACCAGCGCGGCAGCGGCTGGCCAGGCGAAGGCGGCCAGTACGCCGTTGAGGGCGCTGAGCGCGATCAGCGCCGGGATGGTCGCGGTGCCGGTCAGCACCAACGCCGCGACCGCCGCCTGGGTGGCGGCGGCGAGCGTGCAGGAGACCACCATCACCGCCTGCCGGGGCAGCCGGTCGGCCAGCACCCCGCCGAAGAGCAGGAAGAGCACGTGGGTAAGCGACCGCGCGCCGACCACCAGGCCGAGGTCGCGGACGCTGCCGGTGAGATCGAGTACGGCGAACGCCAGCGCGATCGGTGCGACCGCGTTGCCGAGCATGGTGGCGGCCCGCCCGATCGCCAGGAAGCGGAAGGGCCGGTGCCGCAGCGGCGCCAGCGCCGAATCGCGGGTACGCACCGAGTCGCGGATGGGCATGGCTCAGTCCTCCATCCGGAAGAGCGCGACGGTGGCGCTGACCCGGGAGGTGCCGGGTGTGCGCGGTGCTTTGGCGGCGGCGTGCAGCCGGGCCGACGCCTCGGCGATGGTGTTCCGGACCTCGTCCCAGGTGTCGTCGTCGACCCAGAACTCGGCGTCGGTGAGGAAGTTCCCCGGGCCGCGCCGGACCCGCTCGGCCCGGCGGCGCAGCTCGGTGGCGAGCGCGGCGTAGACCAGCCGGTGGTCCGGGGTGGTCTCGCCGTCGGCCGCTCCCGGCGCCGTCTCCGCATCCCGGCGCTGCTTCCAGTCGAAGTCGCGGGACGCGTCGTAGCGGTAGCGCTTGGCGACGCCGCCCCGGATCCGTTCCTCGCCGGCCACCTCGATCACCTCGGCGGCGAGCAGGTGCCGGAGGTGGTAGCTGGCGTTGGCGTGCGTCAGGTCCAGCTCGCGGGCGATCTCGGCGGCGGTGAACGCCGACGCGGTGAGCAGGGACAGGATCCGCAGCCGGACCGGGTGGGCCAGCGCCCGCAGTCGGGCGGTCGGGTCCGGCGCACCGTCGGCGGTGGTTGTGGCGTCGCCCTGAGGTCCGTCCGGGCCATCAACTCCCAAAGACATGTTGGGGAGTTTAGGCGACGACTCCCCAACTATCAAACATTTGTTTGGCGGTCATCGAGCCGCGCCAGTCACCCTGGCTTGGCACGCCCGATCCCCCACTTCGGGATCATGTCAGCGGTCGGGCGCCCGCACCTCGCCATGGTCCTCCCTGGTGAGCCTGGGTGAGCGCTGCGGACAACTCCGGATCGGCGTACGCCTCGGCGGTGTGCTGCCATTCGACGAGCATCTGCGCGACCGGGGTCATGTTGTTGACGGCGGCAGCGGCTCGGACGGTCTCGACGAACTCGGCGACCAGTTCGTCGACCGCGTCGGCCGGGAGGATCCGAATCCAGGGAAGCACCGAGTGCCGCAGCGCCCGTTCGCCGACGAGCCGGTCAGTTGCTCTGGT
Above is a genomic segment from Micromonospora sp. WMMD1102 containing:
- a CDS encoding helix-turn-helix domain-containing protein, which gives rise to MSLGVDGPDGPQGDATTTADGAPDPTARLRALAHPVRLRILSLLTASAFTAAEIARELDLTHANASYHLRHLLAAEVIEVAGEERIRGGVAKRYRYDASRDFDWKQRRDAETAPGAADGETTPDHRLVYAALATELRRRAERVRRGPGNFLTDAEFWVDDDTWDEVRNTIAEASARLHAAAKAPRTPGTSRVSATVALFRMED
- a CDS encoding DUF488 domain-containing protein; its protein translation is MTTVEPGLIGVGYEGQTIDRFVAHMLAMGVARLVDVRLTPISRKPGFSKSALSRAIGDVGISYEHRRELGNPKTNRSGFAGAPEELAAARAFFAEQLREPAAVDALDAVAEAGLRELVAVLCFEADQRHCHRDVVLQAAQDRLVRTSGASRRRGC
- a CDS encoding MFS transporter, which gives rise to MPIRDSVRTRDSALAPLRHRPFRFLAIGRAATMLGNAVAPIALAFAVLDLTGSVRDLGLVVGARSLTHVLFLLFGGVLADRLPRQAVMVVSCTLAAATQAAVAALVLTGTATIPALIALSALNGVLAAFAWPAAAALVPQTVPAELLQSANALNRLGANAAMIGGASLGGVLVAGVGPGWGLAVDAATFALAGLAFAGVRVAPVARRVAAERGNPLRDLREGWTEFVARSWVWVVVLGFLLINFAYVSSVNVLGPVVADETIGRTAWGLVLAAQTAGMVLGALVALRIRVRRLLLLGVLCMFADVLLLLGLAWVPSVAVLLVAAVVAGLAVEQFSVAWETSMQQNIPADRLARVYSYDALGSFLAIPLGQIASGPLAEQIGETSTLLVAAGIVFVAVLGMLADPGVRRLSVRLPDHTGPADPAESAGPTDFAGAPGPTGAPGSGEPPVPVGSPVPGAVPVPPSGRASAGRRD